A stretch of Oncorhynchus mykiss isolate Arlee chromosome 26, USDA_OmykA_1.1, whole genome shotgun sequence DNA encodes these proteins:
- the LOC110506502 gene encoding ubiquitin carboxyl-terminal hydrolase 47 isoform X2, which produces MEMVPSEENQLVPKEGMFWSCRQSIFNEMKKRFSQIENAAEEPRVLCIVQDTTNAKTVNERLTLNLPASTTLPKLFEDVAHKAGYVNGTFDLAWRKTGDMGSLDPSSEMSLTEFGFEPGKRNFLQLTDKDGEQPQIASDELGTAGSSGLDDSSQERFIGPLPRDCTVGCSSDYSSPSYSYSSILNKSDTGYVGLVNQAMTCYLNSLLQTLFMTPEFRNALYNWEFEESEEDPVTSIPYQLQRLFLLLQTSKKRAIETTDVTRSFGWDSSEAWQQHDVQELCRVMFDALEQKWKQTEQQFSPLTADLINQLYQGKLKDYVRCLECGYESWRIDTYLDIPLVIRPFGASQAYGSVEEALQAFVQPETLDGANQYFCERCKKKCDARKGLRFLHFPYLLTLQLKRFDFDYTTMHRIKLNDRMSFPEELDMGPFIDVEDEKSPQTESCTDSGAENEGSCHSDQMSNDFSADDGVDEGICLDSASSTERVLKPKSSLTFELFSVMVHSGSAAGGHYYACIKSFSDGQWYSFNDQHVSKITQEDIRKTYGGSSGSRGYYSSAFASSTNAYMLIYRLKDPSRNAKYLDCDDFPEHIKHLVQREKESEEQEKRQREIERNTCKIKLFCMHPVKMMAMMENKLEVHKDKTLREATEMAYKLMELDGVVPLDCCRLVKYDEFHEYLERSYEGEEDTPMGLLLGGVKSSYMFDLLLETRRPEQVFQPYKPGEVMVKVHVVDLKTDTVAPPVSIRAYLNQSITEFKQLIAQATELSAETMRVVLERCYNDLRLLYVPNKTLKAEGFFRSNKVFVESSESPDHQVTFTDSLLWKLLDRHGNTIRLFVSLPVQSPGTNRTICQKVGGDPEECSEGSKGNRNSVETILEESTEKLKNLSLQPQQGSSTSDSQKSSDTSDFEQIESPSPSQEPDSSSVSAVVAVDNRELENRIRVASGGGAYSDPETQFPGEERSDSEVNNDRSTSSVDSDILSSSHSSDTLCNADSGPIQLANGLDSHSITSSRRSKANEGKKETWDTAEEDSGTDSEYDENGKSKAESYYLYFRAEPYAQEDGSGEGGQKCVLVHVDKRITLSAFKQNLEPFVGVTSTQFKVFRVYANNQEFESVRLNETLSSFSDDNKITIRLGRALKKGEYRVKVYQLLVNDAEPCKFLVDTVFAKGMTVKQSKEELMPQLKDQCKLDLNIDKFRLRKKTWKNPGTVFLDYHVYEEDINISSNWEVFLEVLDGPEKMKSMSQLAVLTRRWTPAQMKLEPFQEVVLESSSVEELKEKLSEISGVPLENLEFAKGRGTFPCDISVLEIHQDLDWNPKVSTLNVWPLYICDDGAVVFYRDSTEEPMEQSEDERNELMKKESSRLLKTGHRVSYSPRKEKALKIYLDGGPVKDPGQD; this is translated from the exons ATGGAAATGGTGCCCAGCGAAGAGAACCAGCTCGTACCGAAAGAG GGTATGTTTTGGAGTTGCAGGCAGAGTATTTTCAATGAGATGAAGAAGAGGTTTTCTCAG ATAGAGAATGCGGCGGAGGAGCCCAGAGTGCTGTGCATAGTCCAGGACACTACCAATGCTAAGACAGTCAACGAGAGGCTCACCCTCAACTTGCCAGCCTCCACCACCCTCCCCAAACTCTTTGAGGATGTGGCCCACAAGGCGGGCTATGTGAACGGCACCTTTGACCTGGCATGGCGCAAGACAGGGGACATG GGTTCGCTGGATCCCAGCAGTGAGATGTCCCTCACTGAGTTCGGGTTTGAGCCCGGGAAGAGGAACTTCCTCCAGCTCACAGACAAGGACGGAGAACAGCCTCAGATTGCATCG GATGAGTTGGGGACAGCGGGCAGCAGTGGTCTGGATGACAGCTCCCAGGAGCGCTTCATCGGCCCTCTGCCCAGAGACTGCACGGTGGGCTGCAGCAGTGACTACAGCAGCCCCAGCTACTCCTACTCCTCCATCCTCAACAAGTCTGACACAG GATATGTGGGTTTGGTTAACCAGGCCATGACCTGCTATTTGAACAGCCTTCTACAAACACTGTTTATGACCCCGGAGTTCAGAAATGCACTGTACAA CTGGGAGTTTGAGGAGTCGGAGGAAGACCCGGTTACCAGCATCCCTTACCAGCTACAGAGGCTGTTTTTGCTGCTGCAGACCAGTAAGAAGAGGGCCATCGAGACCACCGACGTGACCCGCAGCTTCGGCTGGGACAGCAGCGAAG CCTGGCAGCAGCATGACGTCCAGGAGCTGTGTAGGGTCATGTTTGATGCCTTGGAGCAGAAATGGAAGCAGACAGAGCAG CAGTTTTCTCCACTTACG GCTGACCTGATTAACCAGCTGTACCAGGGGAAGCTGAAGGACTATGTGCGCTGTCTGGAGTGTGGCTATGAGAGCTGGAGGATCGACACCTACCTGGACATCCCTCTGGTCATCAGACCATTTGGGGCCAGCCAGGCTTATGGCAGCGTG GAGGAGGCTCTGCAGGCCTTCGTTCAGCCAGAGACTCTGGACGGGGCCAACCAGTACTTCTGTGAGCGCTGCAAGAAAAAATGTGATGCCCGAAAG GGGCTGAGATTTCTGCACTTTCCCTACCTGCTGACTCTGCAGCTGAAGCGTTTTGACTTTGACTACACCACTATGCACCGCATCAAACTCAATGACCGCATGTCCTTCCCTGAGGAGCTGGACATGGGTCCCTTCATCGACGTGGAGGACGAG AAATCTCCTCAAACGGAGAGCTGCACTGACAGCGGGGCAGAGAATGAAGGCAGTTGCCACAGCGACCAGATGAGCAACGACTTCTCGGCGGACGACGGTGTGGATGAGGGCATCTGCCTGGACAGCGCCAGCAGTACTGAGAGGGTCCTGAAGCCAAAG AGTTCATTGACCTTTGAGCTGTTCTCGGTCATGGTGCATTCGGGCAGCGCTGCAGGTGGCCACTACTATGCCTGCATTAAGTCCTTCAGCGATGGCCAGTGGTACAGTTTCAACGACCAGCACGTCAGCAAG ATCACCCAGGAAGACATCAGGAAAACGTATGGAGGGTCCTCGGGGAGCAGAGGCTATTACTCCAGTGCCTTTGCCAG CTCTACGAATGCGTATATGCTGATTTATAGGTTGAAAGACCCCTCAAGGAATGCAA AGTATCTGGATTGTGATGACTTCCCTGAGCACATAAAGCATCTGGTCCAGAGGGAGAAGGAGTCTGAGGAGCAGGAGAAAAGACAGAGGGAGATCGAGCGCAATACCTGCAAG ATCAAGCTGTTCTGCATGCATCCGGTGAAGATGATGGCTATGATGGAGAACAAGCTGGAAGTGCACAAGGACAAGACGCTCAGAGAGGCAACAGAGATGGCCTACAAG CTCATGGAACTGGATGGGGTGGTCCCGCTGGACTGCTGTCGCCTGGTCAAGTACGATGAGTTCCATGAGTACCTGGAGCGCTCGTACGAGGGTGAGGAGGACACCCCCATGGGGCTGCTGCTGGGCGGGGTCAAGTCCTCCTACATGTTTGACCTGCTGCTGGAGACGCGCAGACCAGAGCAAGTCTTCCAGCCATACAAACCCGGAG aggTGATGGTGAAGGTTCACGTGGTGGATCTGAAGACTGACACTGTTGCCCCTCCCGTCAGCATCAGGGCCTACCTAAACCAGTCAATCACTGAGTTCAAGCAGCTCATTGCACAG GCCACAGAGCTCTCAGCTGAAACCATGCGTGTCGTCCTGGAGCGCTGCTATAATGACCTTCGGCTTCTCTACGTGCCCAACAAGACATTGAAAGCAGAGGGTTTCTTCAGGAGCAACAAG GTTTTCGTGGAAAGCTCTGAATCCCCAGATCACCAGGTCACTTTCACTGATTCCCTCTTGTGGAAACTGCTGGATCGCCATGGGAACACAATCCGCCTGTTTGTCTCGCTGCCTGTGCAATCCCCCGGCACCAACAGAACTATTTGCCAAAAAGTGGGCGGCGACCCTGAGGAGTGCTCTGAGGGGTCAAAGGGCAACAGGAATTCTGTAGAGACCATCTTGGAGGAGAGCACAGAAAAGCTGAAGAACCTGTCCCTCCAGCCGCAGCAGGGCTCCAGCACCAGTGACAGCCAGAAGAGCTCAGACACCAGCGACTTCGAACAAATTGAGTCCCCCTCACCTTCTCAGGAACCAGACTCCTCCTCCGTATCTGCTGTCGTTGCAGTCGACAACCGAGAGCTGGAGAACCGGATCCGGGTGGCCAGCGGTGGGGGGGCCTACTCCGACCCGGAAACCCAGTTCCCTGGGGAGGAGCGCTCGGACTCTGAGGTGAACAACGATCGCAGCACGAGCTCAGTGGACAGTGACATCCTGAGCTCCAGCCACAGCAGTGACACGCTGTGCAACGCCGACAGCGGCCCCATCCAGCTGGCCAATGGCCTGGACTCACACAGCATCACCAGCAGCCGCCGCTCCAAGGCCAATGAGGGCAAGAAGGAGACGTGGGACACAGCCGAGGAGGACAGTGGCACGGACAGCGAGTATGATGAGAATGGGAAGAGCAAGGCGGAATCCTATTACCTCTACTTCAGAGCAGAACCATATGCACAGGAGGACGGCTCTGGGGAAGGAGGCCAGAAAT GTGTACTGGTCCACGTGGATAAGAGGATAACTCTGTCAGCGTTCAAACAGAACCTGGAGCCTTTCGTGGGGGTCACCTCTACCCAGTTCAAGGTGTTCCGCGTCTACGCCAACAACCAGGAGTTTGAGAGTGTACGGCTCAACGagaccctctcctccttctctgacgacaacaAG ATAACCATTCGATTAGGCAGAGCACTGAAGAAGGGCGAGTATCGGGTGAAAGTGTACCAGCTACTAGTGAATGATGCAGAG CCCTGTAAGTTCCTCGTAGACACAGTGTTTGCTAAGGGCATGACTGTGAAACAGTCCAAAGAGGAGCTAATGCCTCAGCTGAAAGACCAATGCAAGCTGGACCTCAACATCGACAA GTTCCGTCTCAGGAAGAAGACGTGGAAGAACCCAGGGACAGTGTTTCTGGACTACCACGTCTACGAGGAGGACATCAACATCTCCAGTAACTGGGAGGTCTTTTTGGAGGTTTTAGATG GACCAGAGAAGATGAAGTCCATGTCCCAGCTGGCTGTGCTGACCCGCCGCTGGACCCCCGCCCAGATGAAGCTGGAGCCCTTCCAGGAAGTGGTTCTGGAGAGCAGCAGTGTGGAGGAACTCAaggaaaag ctcagtGAAATAAGTGGTGTTCCTCTTGAAAACCTGGAGTTTGCCAAG GGGCGAGGAACATTTCCTTGTGATATCTCGGTATTGGAGATCCATCAGGATCTGGACTGGAACCCTAAAGTGTCCACTCTGAATGTGTGGCCTCTGTACATCTGTGATGATGGTGCTGTGGTCTTCTACAG GGACAGCACAGAGGAGCCTATGGAACAGTCTGAAGACGAACGCAATGAGCTGATGAAGAAGGAGAGCAGCCGGCTGCTGAAGACTGGCCACCGGGTCAGTTACTCACCTCGTAAGGAGAAGGCCCTTAAGATCTACCTGGATGGGGGCCCGGTCAAGGACCCGGGGCAGGACTGA